A region of Lycium barbarum isolate Lr01 chromosome 1, ASM1917538v2, whole genome shotgun sequence DNA encodes the following proteins:
- the LOC132605661 gene encoding LOW QUALITY PROTEIN: cytochrome P450 71A9-like (The sequence of the model RefSeq protein was modified relative to this genomic sequence to represent the inferred CDS: inserted 1 base in 1 codon), producing the protein MSFLVFLKLLAFVLLFLCLIMSFTKRKNKAKKLPPSPRKLPILGNLHQVGKLPHRSLQELSSKYGDFMFLQLGSIPTVVVSSADTAREIFRTHDIAFSGRPALYSARKLTYNFCDVSFAPYGDYWKESRKTLVLELLSAKRVQSFEAIRDEEVNHLVQEVGNSLSSSVNLSALALTLANNVVCRVAFGKLSDERDDNGEKKFYEILYETQELLGGFNVADYFPKMAWINKINGLDKRLEKNFRELDKYYDKVIEDHVNSSSWIKQRDDEDLVDVLLRIQKDSNQDVPLPDNHIKGLLADIFIAGSDTXAATIEWAMTELILNPRVMKRVQHEVRQVANGKNKIQESNLCKLEYLKLVIKETLRLHPPAPLLVPRITISNCKIMEYEVPTNTRVLINGKAIGTDPKYWENPLIFLPERFLNKEIDYKGQNFEFLPFGAGRRGCPGINFSIPLVELAIANLLFHYDWSLPEGMLAKDLDMEESVGITTHKKTPLCLVASHYDLQ; encoded by the exons atgagttTCCTTGTGTTCTTGAAGTTGTTAGCTTTTGTCCTTCTCTTTTTGTGCCTAATAATGTCTTTCACAAAGAGGAAAAACAAAGCAAAAAAGCTCCCTCCAAGTCCAAGAAAACTGCCTATTTTAGGAAACCTTCATCAAGTTGGAAAATTACCTCATCGTTCACTTCAAGAACTTTCCAGTAAATATGGGGATTTTATGTTCTTGCAATTAGGTTCTATCCCAACTGTTGTTGTCTCCTCGGCTGACACTGCTAGAGAGATCTTTAGAACACACGATATTGCTTTCTCTGGCCGTCCTGCCTTATATTCTGCCAGAAAACTTACCTATAATTTTTGTGACGTGTCTTTTGCACCCTATG GTGATTACTGGAAAGAGTCTCGCAAAACTCTAGTCTTGGAGTTGCTAAGTGCAAAGAGAGTACAAAGTTTCGAGGCAATTCGAGATGAGGAAGTGAACCATTTGGTTCAAGAAGTTGGTAATTCTTTGAGCTCATCGGTTAACTTAAGTGCGTTGGCACTAACCTTAGCAAATAACGTTGTTTGTCGTGTGGCTTTTGGGAAACTAAGTGATGAAAGAGATGATAATGGGGAGaaaaagttttatgaaattctttaCGAGACACAAGAGTTGTTGGGTGGGTTTAATGTTGCTGATTATTTTCCTAAGATGGCATGGATTAACAAAATTAATGGGCTAGATAAAAGATTGGAAAAGAATTTCAGGGAATTGGATAAGTATTATGACAAAGTAATAGAAGATCATGTAAATTCAAGCAGTTGGATTAAACAAAGGGATGATGAAGATCTTGTTGATGTGTTGCTTCGAATTCAGAAGGATTCAAACCAAGATGTCCCTCTCCCCGATAACCACATCAAGGGCCTTCTTGCT GATATATTTATAGCTGGATCCGATA TAGCAGCAACCATAGAATGGGCGATGACAGAACTCATATTAAATCCAAGAGTCATGAAAAGAGTTCAACATGAAGTAAGACAAGTTGCCAACGGTAAAAACAAGATCCAAGAAAGTAATCTTTGCAAACTCGAATACTTAAAATTAGTCATCAAGGAAACTCTTAGACTTCATCCACCAGCCCCATTATTAGTCCCTCGAATAACAATTTCTAATTGCAAAATAATGGAATACGAAGTCCCAACAAATACAAGAGTTCTCATCAATGGGAAAGCAATTGGGACTGATCCAAAATACTGGGAAAATCCATTGATATTTTTGCCAGAGAGATTCTTGAATAAGGAGATTGATTACAAAGGCCAAAATTTTGAGTTTCTACCATTTGGGGCTGGAAGAAGAGGATGTCCAGGAATTAATTTTTCAATACCACTTGTTGAGCTGGCAATTGCTAATCTATTGTTTCACTATGATTGGTCACTTCCTGAAGGGATGCTAGCTAAGGATCTGGATATGGAAGAATCTGTTGGGATTACGACGCACAAGAAAACTCCCCTTTGCTTAGTAGCTTCTCATTATGACTTGCAGTAG